In Carya illinoinensis cultivar Pawnee chromosome 7, C.illinoinensisPawnee_v1, whole genome shotgun sequence, the following are encoded in one genomic region:
- the LOC122315866 gene encoding transcription factor MYB3R-1-like isoform X3, which yields MCTGLISVSLSFSAYVSHSKAQFSDRKIHTPQDGIGDGGQKMRHLHGRTSGPTRRSTKGQWTPEEDEILQKAVQRFKGKNWKKIAECFKDRTDVQCLHRWQKVLNPELVKGPWSKEEDEVIIELVNKHGPKKWSTIAQHLPGRIGKQCRERWHNHLNPAINKEAWTQEEELALIHAHQIYGNKWAELAKLLPGRTDNAIKNHWNSSVKKKLDSYLASGLLAQIPALPLVVHQNQHMLSSSLRMQGSGDDSGPKGIEAEEISECSQDSTVAGSFKSSSEMANSVLHARQEFMLTQESGSAKERSLSPPSCSEQYYTSLEDVSIPGFTFEADCSDKFLHQNFSHDAETSAGRDHQFSLHALPDISSLEVGQESSQLQTHYMGTNESHETMNIAGRTSEELRASTSMGDIAIDSYKQEPVLIPDDECCRVLFSEALNDGFFSGSLTKGSNIVPSGGCTDSFCCQSLSGIIPEAGGSSAVQFYCSSGSLMVAPCSQPSGSLCSLQSVDCGAVLYSDEPNRLFETQENGFVTSAHDGFIYTNDSADPPCNNDIDDTGMQEQPDILKEPSKLVPVNSFGSGSDITDTCHSMCGRPHVHTEHQDTGALCYEPPCFPSLDIPFLSCDLIQSGSDTQQEYSPLGIRRLMMSSMNCVTPFRLWDSPSRDNSPDALLKSAAKTFTGTPSILKKRHRELLSPLSDRRSDKKLEIDMTSRLTKDFSRLDVMFDESGTQKAPLLSPSPNRKRSSGASPEDKENFNHAFNRVKGKGRDGIESFADSNPQENIKRVTVDVDVKNMADIESAAHVVQQPSGILVEHNMNDLLLHSPDQVGSKADRLLGSSARTPKNQQPRSLAAASKQGISSTLSSGNPRAAVKSPAVFGKKHGSHSVVVTCVLSASSSAPLETTGRNVRNDAGVETFSIFSGTPFKRSIDSPSAWKSPWFINSFLPGPRVDTEIAIEDIGYFMSPGDRSYDAIGLMKHISEHSATAYANAQEVLGNETPKTLQKGTSNNHGNMEQEKTPQSRLGNRFHLAPTVLTECRTLDFSECGTPGKGTENSKSSNAVAE from the exons ATGTGCACTGGTTTGATCTCAGTATCGCTTTCCTTCTCTGCCTACGTTTCGCATTCTAAAGCTCAGTTCA GTGACAGGAAAATCCACACTCCACAAGATGGGATTGGCGATGGTGGTCAAAAAATGCGACATCTGCATGG gAGGACAAGTGGTCCTACAAGGCGTTCTACCAAAGGCCAATGGACACCAGAAGAG GATGAGATTTTGCAGAAGGCTGTTCAGCGTTTCAAAGGAAAGAACTGGAAAAAAATAG CGGAGTGTTTCAAGGACCGTACCGATGTCCAATGCCTACATAGGTGGCAGAAAGTCTTGAATCCAGAGCTTGTCAAAGGTCCATGGTCTAAAGAG GAGGATGAAGTAATTATTGAATTGGTGAACAAGCATGGTCCAAAAAAATGGTCCACCATTGCACAGCATTTACCTGGACGTATTGGTAAGCAATGTCGTGAAAG GTGGCATAATCATCTTAATCCTGCTATAAACAAAGAAGCATGGACCCAGGAAGAGGAACTGGCTTTGATTCATGCACATCAGATTTATGGGAACAAATGGGCAGAGCTAGCAAAGTTATTGCCAGGAAG GACAGACAATGCCATAAAAAATCATTGGAACAGTTCGGTAAAAAAGAAATTGGATTCTTATCTGGCATCAGGTTTACTTGCTCAGATCCCAGCCCTTCCTCTTGTTGTACATCAAAATCAACACATGCTTTCATCATCTTTAAGGATGCAGGGTAGTGGAGATGATAGTGGTCCCAAAGGAATAGAAGCAGAGGAAATATCGGAATGCAGTCAAGACTCAACTGTTGCAGGTAGCTTTAAGTCTTCAAGTGAAATGGCTAATTCAGTTTTACATGCTAGACAGGAATTCATGTTAACTCAAGAATCTGGTTCAGCAAAGGAACGAAGCTTGAGCCCACCATCTTGTTCCGAACAATATTACACATCTCTGGAAGATGTTTCAATTCCCGGGTTTACTTTTGAGGCGGATTGCTCTGACAAATTTCTTCACCAAAACTTCTCGCATGATGCTGAAACTTCTGCTGGCAGGGATCACCAGTTTAGTCTGCATGCATTACCAGATATATCATCATTGGAAGTGGGACAGGAGTCATCACAGTTGCAAACACATTATATGGGCACTAATGAAAGCCATGAAACGATGAATATTGCTGGTCGAACTTCCGAGGAGTTGAGAGCTTCTACTTCAATGGGGGATATAGCCATAGATTCTTATAAACAAGAGCCGGTGCTGATACCCGATGATGAATGTTGTAGGGTTCTATTTTCAGAGGCATTAAATGATGGTTTTTTTTCTGGAAGTCTCACAAAAGGCTCCAATATAGTTCCCTCAGGTGGATGCACTGATTCATTTTGTTGCCAATCATTAAGCGGCATTATACCTGAAGCTGGTGGAAGTTCAGCTGTACAATTTTATTGTTCTTCAGGGTCTCTAATGGTAGCTCCATGCTCTCAGCCTTCTGGGTCCCTATGTTCGCTTCAATCTGTTGATTGTGGTGCAGTTCTCTACAGTGATGAACCAAATCGGTTATTTGAAACTCAAGAAAATGGGTTTGTCACTAGTGCCCATGATGGCTTTATCTATACCAATGACTCTGCCGATCCTCCTTGCAATAATGACATAGATGACACAGGAATGCAAGAGCAACCAGATATTTTAAAGGAACCTTCAAAATTAGTCCCTGTAAATAGTTTTGGTTCTGGATCAGATATCACGGACACGTGCCATTCCATGTGTGGAAGACCACATGTACATACAGAACATCAAGATACTGGAGCACTATGTTACGAACCCCCTTGTTTTCCAAGCTTGGATATTCCATTTTTAAGTTGTGATCTGATACAATCTGGCAGCGACACGCAACAAGAATATAGTCCACTTGGTATTCGCCGGCTTATGATGTCTTCTATGAACTGCGTTACCCCATTTAGGTTGTGGGATTCACCATCTCGTGATAATAGCCCCGATGCCTTGCTGAAAAGTGCTGCTAAGACCTTCACTGGTACACCGTCCATATTGAAGAAACGACACCGCGAGTTATTGTCACCATTATCTGATAGAAGAAGTGACAAAAAGCTTGAGATTGACATGACATCCAGATTGACCAAAGATTTTTCTCGCTTGGATGTTATGTTTGATGAAAGTGGGACACAGAAAGCACCTTTACTCTCTCCATCACCAAATCGTAAAAGGAGTTCAGGAGCCTCCCCCGAGGATAAAGAAAATTTCAATCATGCCTTTAACAGGGTCAAGGGAAAGGGAAGAGATGGCATTGAATCTTTTGCTGATAGTAATCCGCAAGAAAATATAAAGCGGGTGACTGTTGATGTTGATGTTAAGAACATGGCTGATATTGAATCTGCTGCCCATGTT GTCCAGCAGCCTTCTGGTATCCTcgttgaacataacatgaatgatCTGCTTTTACATTCTCCAGATCAAGTTGGTTCTAAAGCAGACAGGTTGTTAGGTTCAAGTGCTAGAACTCCAAAAAATCAACAACCTAGAAGTTTGGCAGCTGCATCAAAACAAGGCATTTCTAGTACTTTATCTTCTGGAAATCCCCGGGCAGCTGTTAAGTCCCCTGCTGTTTTTGGGAAGAAGCACGGAAGTCATTCGGTTGTAGTTACATGCGTACTGTCTGCTTCTTCATCAGCTCCCCTGGAGACTACTGGTCGTAATGTTCGGAATGATGCTGGTGTTGAAACCTTTAGCAT ATTCAGTGGAACTCCATTTAAAAGAAGTATTGATTCCCCTTCAGCATGGAAATCCCCTTGGTTCATCAATTCTTTTCTGCCGGGCCCAAGGGTTGATACTGAAATTGCAATCGAG GATATAGGGTATTTTATGAGCCCAGGGGATAGAAGCTATGATGCCATTGGGTTGATGAAACATATAAGTGAGCACAGTGCGACTGCATATGCCAATGCTCAggaggttttgggaaatgaaactccaaaaacattacaaaagGGAACATCCAACAACCATGGGAATATGGAGCAAGAGAAAACTCCCCAGAGTCGTTTAGGGAACCGTTTCCACTTGGCACCAACCGTATTG ACGGAGTGTCGCACCCTTGACTTCAGTGAATGTGGAACACCTGGGAAGGGAACAGAAAATAGCAAATCCTCCAATGCTGTA GCCGAATGA
- the LOC122315866 gene encoding transcription factor MYB3R-1-like isoform X2, which produces MCTGLISVSLSFSAYVSHSKAQFSDRKIHTPQDGIGDGGQKMRHLHGRTSGPTRRSTKGQWTPEEDEILQKAVQRFKGKNWKKIAECFKDRTDVQCLHRWQKVLNPELVKGPWSKEEDEVIIELVNKHGPKKWSTIAQHLPGRIGKQCRERWHNHLNPAINKEAWTQEEELALIHAHQIYGNKWAELAKLLPGRTDNAIKNHWNSSVKKKLDSYLASGLLAQIPALPLVVHQNQHMLSSSLRMQGSGDDSGPKGIEAEEISECSQDSTVAGSFKSSSEMANSVLHARQEFMLTQESGSAKERSLSPPSCSEQYYTSLEDVSIPGFTFEADCSDKFLHQNFSHDAETSAGRDHQFSLHALPDISSLEVGQESSQLQTHYMGTNESHETMNIAGRTSEELRASTSMGDIAIDSYKQEPVLIPDDECCRVLFSEALNDGFFSGSLTKGSNIVPSGGCTDSFCCQSLSGIIPEAGGSSAVQFYCSSGSLMVAPCSQPSGSLCSLQSVDCGAVLYSDEPNRLFETQENGFVTSAHDGFIYTNDSADPPCNNDIDDTGMQEQPDILKEPSKLVPVNSFGSGSDITDTCHSMCGRPHVHTEHQDTGALCYEPPCFPSLDIPFLSCDLIQSGSDTQQEYSPLGIRRLMMSSMNCVTPFRLWDSPSRDNSPDALLKSAAKTFTGTPSILKKRHRELLSPLSDRRSDKKLEIDMTSRLTKDFSRLDVMFDESGTQKAPLLSPSPNRKRSSGASPEDKENFNHAFNRVKGKGRDGIESFADSNPQENIKRVTVDVDVKNMADIESAAHVVQQPSGILVEHNMNDLLLHSPDQVGSKADRLLGSSARTPKNQQPRSLAAASKQGISSTLSSGNPRAAVKSPAVFGKKHGSHSVVVTCVLSASSSAPLETTGRNVRNDAGVETFSIFSGTPFKRSIDSPSAWKSPWFINSFLPGPRVDTEIAIEDIGYFMSPGDRSYDAIGLMKHISEHSATAYANAQEVLGNETPKTLQKGTSNNHGNMEQEKTPQSRLGNRFHLAPTVLTECRTLDFSECGTPGKGTENSKSSNAVVNYKPS; this is translated from the exons ATGTGCACTGGTTTGATCTCAGTATCGCTTTCCTTCTCTGCCTACGTTTCGCATTCTAAAGCTCAGTTCA GTGACAGGAAAATCCACACTCCACAAGATGGGATTGGCGATGGTGGTCAAAAAATGCGACATCTGCATGG gAGGACAAGTGGTCCTACAAGGCGTTCTACCAAAGGCCAATGGACACCAGAAGAG GATGAGATTTTGCAGAAGGCTGTTCAGCGTTTCAAAGGAAAGAACTGGAAAAAAATAG CGGAGTGTTTCAAGGACCGTACCGATGTCCAATGCCTACATAGGTGGCAGAAAGTCTTGAATCCAGAGCTTGTCAAAGGTCCATGGTCTAAAGAG GAGGATGAAGTAATTATTGAATTGGTGAACAAGCATGGTCCAAAAAAATGGTCCACCATTGCACAGCATTTACCTGGACGTATTGGTAAGCAATGTCGTGAAAG GTGGCATAATCATCTTAATCCTGCTATAAACAAAGAAGCATGGACCCAGGAAGAGGAACTGGCTTTGATTCATGCACATCAGATTTATGGGAACAAATGGGCAGAGCTAGCAAAGTTATTGCCAGGAAG GACAGACAATGCCATAAAAAATCATTGGAACAGTTCGGTAAAAAAGAAATTGGATTCTTATCTGGCATCAGGTTTACTTGCTCAGATCCCAGCCCTTCCTCTTGTTGTACATCAAAATCAACACATGCTTTCATCATCTTTAAGGATGCAGGGTAGTGGAGATGATAGTGGTCCCAAAGGAATAGAAGCAGAGGAAATATCGGAATGCAGTCAAGACTCAACTGTTGCAGGTAGCTTTAAGTCTTCAAGTGAAATGGCTAATTCAGTTTTACATGCTAGACAGGAATTCATGTTAACTCAAGAATCTGGTTCAGCAAAGGAACGAAGCTTGAGCCCACCATCTTGTTCCGAACAATATTACACATCTCTGGAAGATGTTTCAATTCCCGGGTTTACTTTTGAGGCGGATTGCTCTGACAAATTTCTTCACCAAAACTTCTCGCATGATGCTGAAACTTCTGCTGGCAGGGATCACCAGTTTAGTCTGCATGCATTACCAGATATATCATCATTGGAAGTGGGACAGGAGTCATCACAGTTGCAAACACATTATATGGGCACTAATGAAAGCCATGAAACGATGAATATTGCTGGTCGAACTTCCGAGGAGTTGAGAGCTTCTACTTCAATGGGGGATATAGCCATAGATTCTTATAAACAAGAGCCGGTGCTGATACCCGATGATGAATGTTGTAGGGTTCTATTTTCAGAGGCATTAAATGATGGTTTTTTTTCTGGAAGTCTCACAAAAGGCTCCAATATAGTTCCCTCAGGTGGATGCACTGATTCATTTTGTTGCCAATCATTAAGCGGCATTATACCTGAAGCTGGTGGAAGTTCAGCTGTACAATTTTATTGTTCTTCAGGGTCTCTAATGGTAGCTCCATGCTCTCAGCCTTCTGGGTCCCTATGTTCGCTTCAATCTGTTGATTGTGGTGCAGTTCTCTACAGTGATGAACCAAATCGGTTATTTGAAACTCAAGAAAATGGGTTTGTCACTAGTGCCCATGATGGCTTTATCTATACCAATGACTCTGCCGATCCTCCTTGCAATAATGACATAGATGACACAGGAATGCAAGAGCAACCAGATATTTTAAAGGAACCTTCAAAATTAGTCCCTGTAAATAGTTTTGGTTCTGGATCAGATATCACGGACACGTGCCATTCCATGTGTGGAAGACCACATGTACATACAGAACATCAAGATACTGGAGCACTATGTTACGAACCCCCTTGTTTTCCAAGCTTGGATATTCCATTTTTAAGTTGTGATCTGATACAATCTGGCAGCGACACGCAACAAGAATATAGTCCACTTGGTATTCGCCGGCTTATGATGTCTTCTATGAACTGCGTTACCCCATTTAGGTTGTGGGATTCACCATCTCGTGATAATAGCCCCGATGCCTTGCTGAAAAGTGCTGCTAAGACCTTCACTGGTACACCGTCCATATTGAAGAAACGACACCGCGAGTTATTGTCACCATTATCTGATAGAAGAAGTGACAAAAAGCTTGAGATTGACATGACATCCAGATTGACCAAAGATTTTTCTCGCTTGGATGTTATGTTTGATGAAAGTGGGACACAGAAAGCACCTTTACTCTCTCCATCACCAAATCGTAAAAGGAGTTCAGGAGCCTCCCCCGAGGATAAAGAAAATTTCAATCATGCCTTTAACAGGGTCAAGGGAAAGGGAAGAGATGGCATTGAATCTTTTGCTGATAGTAATCCGCAAGAAAATATAAAGCGGGTGACTGTTGATGTTGATGTTAAGAACATGGCTGATATTGAATCTGCTGCCCATGTT GTCCAGCAGCCTTCTGGTATCCTcgttgaacataacatgaatgatCTGCTTTTACATTCTCCAGATCAAGTTGGTTCTAAAGCAGACAGGTTGTTAGGTTCAAGTGCTAGAACTCCAAAAAATCAACAACCTAGAAGTTTGGCAGCTGCATCAAAACAAGGCATTTCTAGTACTTTATCTTCTGGAAATCCCCGGGCAGCTGTTAAGTCCCCTGCTGTTTTTGGGAAGAAGCACGGAAGTCATTCGGTTGTAGTTACATGCGTACTGTCTGCTTCTTCATCAGCTCCCCTGGAGACTACTGGTCGTAATGTTCGGAATGATGCTGGTGTTGAAACCTTTAGCAT ATTCAGTGGAACTCCATTTAAAAGAAGTATTGATTCCCCTTCAGCATGGAAATCCCCTTGGTTCATCAATTCTTTTCTGCCGGGCCCAAGGGTTGATACTGAAATTGCAATCGAG GATATAGGGTATTTTATGAGCCCAGGGGATAGAAGCTATGATGCCATTGGGTTGATGAAACATATAAGTGAGCACAGTGCGACTGCATATGCCAATGCTCAggaggttttgggaaatgaaactccaaaaacattacaaaagGGAACATCCAACAACCATGGGAATATGGAGCAAGAGAAAACTCCCCAGAGTCGTTTAGGGAACCGTTTCCACTTGGCACCAACCGTATTG ACGGAGTGTCGCACCCTTGACTTCAGTGAATGTGGAACACCTGGGAAGGGAACAGAAAATAGCAAATCCTCCAATGCTGTA GTGAATTACAAGCCATCATAG
- the LOC122315866 gene encoding transcription factor MYB3R-1-like isoform X5 yields the protein MCTGLISVSLSFSAYVSHSKAQFSDRKIHTPQDGIGDGGQKMRHLHGRTSGPTRRSTKGQWTPEEDEILQKAVQRFKGKNWKKIAECFKDRTDVQCLHRWQKVLNPELVKGPWSKEEDEVIIELVNKHGPKKWSTIAQHLPGRIGKQCRERWHNHLNPAINKEAWTQEEELALIHAHQIYGNKWAELAKLLPGRTDNAIKNHWNSSVKKKLDSYLASGLLAQIPALPLVVHQNQHMLSSSLRMQGSGDDSGPKGIEAEEISECSQDSTVAAKERSLSPPSCSEQYYTSLEDVSIPGFTFEADCSDKFLHQNFSHDAETSAGRDHQFSLHALPDISSLEVGQESSQLQTHYMGTNESHETMNIAGRTSEELRASTSMGDIAIDSYKQEPVLIPDDECCRVLFSEALNDGFFSGSLTKGSNIVPSGGCTDSFCCQSLSGIIPEAGGSSAVQFYCSSGSLMVAPCSQPSGSLCSLQSVDCGAVLYSDEPNRLFETQENGFVTSAHDGFIYTNDSADPPCNNDIDDTGMQEQPDILKEPSKLVPVNSFGSGSDITDTCHSMCGRPHVHTEHQDTGALCYEPPCFPSLDIPFLSCDLIQSGSDTQQEYSPLGIRRLMMSSMNCVTPFRLWDSPSRDNSPDALLKSAAKTFTGTPSILKKRHRELLSPLSDRRSDKKLEIDMTSRLTKDFSRLDVMFDESGTQKAPLLSPSPNRKRSSGASPEDKENFNHAFNRVKGKGRDGIESFADSNPQENIKRVTVDVDVKNMADIESAAHVVQQPSGILVEHNMNDLLLHSPDQVGSKADRLLGSSARTPKNQQPRSLAAASKQGISSTLSSGNPRAAVKSPAVFGKKHGSHSVVVTCVLSASSSAPLETTGRNVRNDAGVETFSIFSGTPFKRSIDSPSAWKSPWFINSFLPGPRVDTEIAIEDIGYFMSPGDRSYDAIGLMKHISEHSATAYANAQEVLGNETPKTLQKGTSNNHGNMEQEKTPQSRLGNRFHLAPTVLTECRTLDFSECGTPGKGTENSKSSNAVVSFSSPPSYLLKGCR from the exons ATGTGCACTGGTTTGATCTCAGTATCGCTTTCCTTCTCTGCCTACGTTTCGCATTCTAAAGCTCAGTTCA GTGACAGGAAAATCCACACTCCACAAGATGGGATTGGCGATGGTGGTCAAAAAATGCGACATCTGCATGG gAGGACAAGTGGTCCTACAAGGCGTTCTACCAAAGGCCAATGGACACCAGAAGAG GATGAGATTTTGCAGAAGGCTGTTCAGCGTTTCAAAGGAAAGAACTGGAAAAAAATAG CGGAGTGTTTCAAGGACCGTACCGATGTCCAATGCCTACATAGGTGGCAGAAAGTCTTGAATCCAGAGCTTGTCAAAGGTCCATGGTCTAAAGAG GAGGATGAAGTAATTATTGAATTGGTGAACAAGCATGGTCCAAAAAAATGGTCCACCATTGCACAGCATTTACCTGGACGTATTGGTAAGCAATGTCGTGAAAG GTGGCATAATCATCTTAATCCTGCTATAAACAAAGAAGCATGGACCCAGGAAGAGGAACTGGCTTTGATTCATGCACATCAGATTTATGGGAACAAATGGGCAGAGCTAGCAAAGTTATTGCCAGGAAG GACAGACAATGCCATAAAAAATCATTGGAACAGTTCGGTAAAAAAGAAATTGGATTCTTATCTGGCATCAGGTTTACTTGCTCAGATCCCAGCCCTTCCTCTTGTTGTACATCAAAATCAACACATGCTTTCATCATCTTTAAGGATGCAGGGTAGTGGAGATGATAGTGGTCCCAAAGGAATAGAAGCAGAGGAAATATCGGAATGCAGTCAAGACTCAACTGTTGCAG CAAAGGAACGAAGCTTGAGCCCACCATCTTGTTCCGAACAATATTACACATCTCTGGAAGATGTTTCAATTCCCGGGTTTACTTTTGAGGCGGATTGCTCTGACAAATTTCTTCACCAAAACTTCTCGCATGATGCTGAAACTTCTGCTGGCAGGGATCACCAGTTTAGTCTGCATGCATTACCAGATATATCATCATTGGAAGTGGGACAGGAGTCATCACAGTTGCAAACACATTATATGGGCACTAATGAAAGCCATGAAACGATGAATATTGCTGGTCGAACTTCCGAGGAGTTGAGAGCTTCTACTTCAATGGGGGATATAGCCATAGATTCTTATAAACAAGAGCCGGTGCTGATACCCGATGATGAATGTTGTAGGGTTCTATTTTCAGAGGCATTAAATGATGGTTTTTTTTCTGGAAGTCTCACAAAAGGCTCCAATATAGTTCCCTCAGGTGGATGCACTGATTCATTTTGTTGCCAATCATTAAGCGGCATTATACCTGAAGCTGGTGGAAGTTCAGCTGTACAATTTTATTGTTCTTCAGGGTCTCTAATGGTAGCTCCATGCTCTCAGCCTTCTGGGTCCCTATGTTCGCTTCAATCTGTTGATTGTGGTGCAGTTCTCTACAGTGATGAACCAAATCGGTTATTTGAAACTCAAGAAAATGGGTTTGTCACTAGTGCCCATGATGGCTTTATCTATACCAATGACTCTGCCGATCCTCCTTGCAATAATGACATAGATGACACAGGAATGCAAGAGCAACCAGATATTTTAAAGGAACCTTCAAAATTAGTCCCTGTAAATAGTTTTGGTTCTGGATCAGATATCACGGACACGTGCCATTCCATGTGTGGAAGACCACATGTACATACAGAACATCAAGATACTGGAGCACTATGTTACGAACCCCCTTGTTTTCCAAGCTTGGATATTCCATTTTTAAGTTGTGATCTGATACAATCTGGCAGCGACACGCAACAAGAATATAGTCCACTTGGTATTCGCCGGCTTATGATGTCTTCTATGAACTGCGTTACCCCATTTAGGTTGTGGGATTCACCATCTCGTGATAATAGCCCCGATGCCTTGCTGAAAAGTGCTGCTAAGACCTTCACTGGTACACCGTCCATATTGAAGAAACGACACCGCGAGTTATTGTCACCATTATCTGATAGAAGAAGTGACAAAAAGCTTGAGATTGACATGACATCCAGATTGACCAAAGATTTTTCTCGCTTGGATGTTATGTTTGATGAAAGTGGGACACAGAAAGCACCTTTACTCTCTCCATCACCAAATCGTAAAAGGAGTTCAGGAGCCTCCCCCGAGGATAAAGAAAATTTCAATCATGCCTTTAACAGGGTCAAGGGAAAGGGAAGAGATGGCATTGAATCTTTTGCTGATAGTAATCCGCAAGAAAATATAAAGCGGGTGACTGTTGATGTTGATGTTAAGAACATGGCTGATATTGAATCTGCTGCCCATGTT GTCCAGCAGCCTTCTGGTATCCTcgttgaacataacatgaatgatCTGCTTTTACATTCTCCAGATCAAGTTGGTTCTAAAGCAGACAGGTTGTTAGGTTCAAGTGCTAGAACTCCAAAAAATCAACAACCTAGAAGTTTGGCAGCTGCATCAAAACAAGGCATTTCTAGTACTTTATCTTCTGGAAATCCCCGGGCAGCTGTTAAGTCCCCTGCTGTTTTTGGGAAGAAGCACGGAAGTCATTCGGTTGTAGTTACATGCGTACTGTCTGCTTCTTCATCAGCTCCCCTGGAGACTACTGGTCGTAATGTTCGGAATGATGCTGGTGTTGAAACCTTTAGCAT ATTCAGTGGAACTCCATTTAAAAGAAGTATTGATTCCCCTTCAGCATGGAAATCCCCTTGGTTCATCAATTCTTTTCTGCCGGGCCCAAGGGTTGATACTGAAATTGCAATCGAG GATATAGGGTATTTTATGAGCCCAGGGGATAGAAGCTATGATGCCATTGGGTTGATGAAACATATAAGTGAGCACAGTGCGACTGCATATGCCAATGCTCAggaggttttgggaaatgaaactccaaaaacattacaaaagGGAACATCCAACAACCATGGGAATATGGAGCAAGAGAAAACTCCCCAGAGTCGTTTAGGGAACCGTTTCCACTTGGCACCAACCGTATTG ACGGAGTGTCGCACCCTTGACTTCAGTGAATGTGGAACACCTGGGAAGGGAACAGAAAATAGCAAATCCTCCAATGCTGTAGTAAGCTTCTCAAGCCCCCCTTCTTATCTGTTAAAGGGATGCAGATAG